A region of Lepeophtheirus salmonis chromosome 13, UVic_Lsal_1.4, whole genome shotgun sequence DNA encodes the following proteins:
- the LOC121128269 gene encoding ephrin-B2a, whose translation MGHLPHKHPHRTALSSTLFILIFIILPSEIHFVQSKELFNIYWNTSNPMFRKNLHQNVIDVNVGNHPWEYDQANIVCPTYGSGVREADIETFIIYNVSKEEYESCRIRNPNPRIIALCNSPYKAHYYTITFRSFTPTPGGLEFNPGQSYYFISTSSRNDLHRRVSGRCLSNNMKLTFKLAPLPSSAEDALKVPSINVPRITSSPSPSTKTDYNYYYEYPLNDIKNEPRPEIFLQDKKLKSSVKQEASVMSNARRVSEIGSPYIITIHFALLIHTLT comes from the coding sequence ATGGGCCACCTGCCTCACAAACACCCTCACCGAACGGCATTGTCATCCACATTATTCATACTCATTTTCATAATCCTACCTTCCGAAATTCATTTTGTACAATCCAAAGAACTTTTCAACATCTATTGGAACACATCAAATCCCATGTTTCGAAAAAACTTGCACCAAAATGTGATTGATGTGAACGTTGGAAATCATCCGTGGGAGTATGATCAGGCCAACATTGTGTGTCCTACGTATGGGTCAGGAGTAAGAGAGGCAGATATAgagacttttattatttataatgtatctAAGGAAGAGTACGAATCCTGTCGTATACGGAATCCTAATCCTCGTATAATAGCCCTCTGCAACTCTCCGTATAAGGCCCATTACTATACGATTACCTTTCGATCATTTACTCCAACTCCTGGAGGACTTGAGTTTAATCCGGGACAGTCCTATTACTTTATATCTACATCATCACGAAATGATCTTCATAGACGGGTCAGTGGGCGATGtttgtcaaataatatgaaGTTGACTTTTAAGTTGGCTCCACTCCCCTCCTCCGCAGAGGATGCACTTAAAGTTCCTTCCATTAATGTACCAAGGATTACATCATCTCCATCTCCATCCACGAAAACAGACTATAACTACTACTACGAATATCCTTTAAATGACATTAAAAATGAGCCTAGACCTGAGATATTTCTTCAAgataaaaaactgaaaagcTCAGTTAAGCAAGAAGCATCTGTTATGAGTAATGCTAGAAGAGTTAGTGAAATTGGATCACCCTACATCATTACCATTCATTTTGCTCTTCTGATCCATACACTGACGTAG